One genomic segment of Carassius carassius chromosome 21, fCarCar2.1, whole genome shotgun sequence includes these proteins:
- the fzd10 gene encoding frizzled-10, whose protein sequence is MFAATFGLSLVLLCIVGFCSAISSIDPDRPGEGRCQEIAIPLCKDIGYNLTVMPNLMGHEDQSEAAIKLHEFAPLIEFGCHSHLKFFLCSLYAPMCTEQVSTPIPACRVMCEQARQKCSPIMEQFNFHWPKSLDCSRLPNKNDPNYLCMEAPNNGTDEPPKGSHTQPPDSRPPRPGNSQELPIKERVGKTTCSNPGKFHYVQKSESCAPKCYSNVDVYWSKGDKRFSMVWIAIWSILCFISSAFTVLTFLIDPQRFKYPERPIIFLSMSYCVYSVGFLIRLFVGVENVACDRDGGVQYIIQEGLESTGCTIVFLILYYFGMASSLWWVILTLTWFLAAGKKWGHEAIEANSSYFHLAAWAIPAIKTIMILVMRKVAGDELTGVCYVGSMDVKALTGFVLIPLSCYLIIGTSFLLSGFVALFHIRKVMKTEGENTDKLEKLMVRIGVFSVLYTVPATCVIACYFYEHLNMDYWKILAGEQKCTEDSKSSEECVMKSSIPAKEIFMVKIFMLLVVGITSGMWIWTSKTLQSWQNVFSRKLKKKTRRKAACVFTGSGPYLKPHPALKGHKTKYEPAGPPATCV, encoded by the coding sequence ATGTTTGCTGCCACTTTTGGACTCAGCCTTGTGCTGCTGTGCATTGTTGGGTTTTGTTCTGCTATCAGCTCCATCGACCCAGACCGGCCAGGTGAAGGAAGATGCCAAGAGATCGCCATTCCACTCTGTAAGGACATTGGCTACAACTTGACAGTTATGCCGAACTTAATGGGACACGAAGATCAAAGTGAGGCAGCCATAAAGCTGCATGAGTTTGCTCCGCTGATTGAGTTCGGCTGCCACAGTCATCTGAAGTTTTTCTTGTGCTCACTCTACGCTCCCATGTGCACGGAGCAGGTATCCACACCCATCCCAGCATGCCGTGTAATGTGTGAGCAGGCAAGGCAGAAGTGTTCTCCAATCATGGAGCAGTTTAACTTCCACTGGCCTAAGTCACTAGACTGTTCCAGACTGCCAAATAAAAATGACCCCAATTATCTCTGTATGGAGGCACCCAACAATGGCACTGACGAGCCCCCAAAAGGCTCCCACACTCAGCCACCAGACTCCCGACCCCCTCGGCCAGGTAACAGCCAAGAACTGCCAATAAAGGAAAGGGTCGGTAAGACGACATGCAGCAATCCTGGAAAGTTTCATTATGTTCAGAAGAGCGAGTCCTGTGCTCCCAAATGTTACTCCAATGTTGATGTGTACTGGAGCAAGGGTGACAAGCGCTTCTCCATGGTGTGGATTGCCATCTGGTCCATCCTGTGCTTCATCTCCAGTGCCTTTACCGTCCTCACCTTCCTTATCGATCCACAGCGCTTCAAGTACCCTGAGCGACCCATTATCTTCTTGTCTATGTCTTATTGTGTCTACTCTGTGGGCTTTCTTATAAGACTTTTCGTGGGGGTGGAAAATGTGGCCTGTGACCGTGACGGTGGCGTTCAGTACATCATCCAGGAAGGCTTGGAAAGCACTGGCTGCACTATAGTCTTCCTCATTCTTTATTACTTCGGAATGGCCAGTTCCCTGTGGTGGGTTATTCTGACTCTAACGTGGTTCCTCGCGGCTGGGAAAAAATGGGGTCATGAGGCCATCGAAGCCAACAGCAGCTACTTCCATCTAGCGGCATGGGCCATACCAGCTATTAAGACCATCATGATCCTGGTTATGAGGAAGGTAGCGGGAGATGAGCTCACAGGGGTCTGCTATGTGGGCAGCATGGATGTGAAAGCCTTGACGGGTTTTGTTCTTATTCCCCTCTCTTGCTACCTCATTATTGGCACTTCCTTTCTGCTCTCAGGGTTTGTGGCGCTCTTTCACATCCGTAAGGTAATGAAGACCGAAGGAGAGAATACGGATAAGCTGGAGAAGCTGATGGTTAGGATCGGTGTCTTCTCTGTGCTCTACACAGTCCCCGCCACTTGCGTCATCGCCTGCTATTTTTATGAGCATCTCAACATGGATTATTGGAAAATTCTAGCAGGAGAGCAGAAGTGCACTGAGGACAGTAAGAGcagcgaggagtgtgtgatgaagaGCTCCATCCCGGCTAAGGAGATCTTCATGGTTAAGATTTTTATGTTGCTGGTGGTGGGCATCACCAGTGGCATGTGGATCTGGACCTCTAAAACGCTACAGTCGTGGCAAAATGTTTTCAGCCGCAAACTTAAAAAGAAGACAAGGAGGAAGGCTGCATGTGTTTTCACAGGAAGTGGACCTTACCTCAAGCCTCATCCTGCACTGAAAGGACATAAAACAAAGTATGAACCGGCCGGTCCTCCTGCGACCTGTGTATGA